A window of Kribbella sp. NBC_00382 genomic DNA:
ATCTATACCCGGACCGGAGACGCCGGCGAGACCCGCCTGGGCGACATGAGCAAGGCATCGAAGACCGATCCACGGGTGGTGGCGTACGGCGATGTCGACGAGGCGAACTCCTCGATCGGCGTCGCGATCGCGGCCGGCCACCTGAACAGTTCCCTGGTGCTGCTGCTGACCAGGATCCAGAACGACCTCTTCGACGTCGGCGCCGACCTGTGCAACCCGATCTCTCCGGACCCGGAGTACCCGCCGCTGCGGATCACCCAGGACTACGTCGACCGGCTGGAAGGCTGGTGCGACGAGTACAACAACCGCCTCACCAAACTCCGCTCCTTCATCCTCCCGGGCGGTACGCCGGGCGCCGCATACCTGAACGTCGCCCGCACAGTCACCCGCCGCGCGGAACGCTCCGCCTGGACAGCCGTCGAAACCCACGGCCCCACGATCAACCTGCTGGCGATCACGTACCTGAACCGCCTGTCAGACCTACTCTTCATCCTCGGCCGAGTAGCCAACCTGTCCTCGGGCGGCGACGTCCTCTGGGTCCCTGGTGGCGACCGCGACCCTAAGTAAGACGCCAGCTCATCGGCATCGTGAGGACGCCAGTGGGTGGGAGGCCTAGGGCCGCGTAGATGGTGCTGGTGAGGCCGTCTGCGGTCCAGGACCGCGCTGTGGCCGCCAGGTCGTCGCTGGACTCCGGCGGGCGCAGGCGGTCCAGCAGGGTGCGGTGAGGGGCTGCAGTGAGGGTGATGTTGTCCCGGTCGAGGCCTGCACGGTTACAGGCGAGGCGGAGGGCGTGCTCGAAGCCACCCAACTCGTCGACCAGCTTGCGCTCGTGGGCGTCGGCGCCGGTCCACACCCGGCCGCGGGCCAGGGCTTCCAGGTCAGCCACTGGGAGACCACGGTCCTGAGCGGCCTTGGCGACGAAGTCTTCGTAGATGCGATCGAGGGACTCTTCCAGCCGCTCCCACTGCTCGGTGGTGAACTCCTCCTGGGCGGAGTACATCCGGGCGTTGGCGCCTTCCGACACAGCCTCCTGGGAGATGCCGATGCGTCCAAGGGCGTCCCGTACTACGCCCTTGCCGGAGAAGACTCCAATGGAGCCGGTGATGGTGCCGGGCTGGGCGACGATGACATCGGCGGGCATCGCGACGAAGTACCCGCCGGACGCTGCCACGCTGCCCATGGAGGCGATCACTGGGCGGCCGGTGGCCCGTAGGCGGAGTACCTCGTGGCGGATGGCGTCTGAGGCGACGTATGAGCCGCCTGGGCTGTCTATCCGTAGTACGACGGCCCTGACCTTGTCGTCTTCGGCTACTGCGCGCAGGGCGGCGCCAATGGTGTCCGAACCCGAGCCGGGGCCGCCGATGGGTCTGCCACCCGAGTTGCGGCCGACACTGATGCCGCCGCTGATCCGGATGACCGCCACTACGGGCTTCTGCGGCCAGGGGAGGTTCTGGCGGACCTCCTGGAGCGTCCTGGGACCGCGGCGGACGTACCGCTCGGCCAGGAGCGGTGTGGTCTCCCCCAGCTGCTTCTCCAGCGCCTCGTACACATCCGACCGGTAGCCGAGCTTGTCGACCAGCCCAGCCTCACGACCCGCCTCCGCCGACAGCGGAGCGTCATCCACGAGCTCCCGCACCTTCGCAGGCTCCAGCCGGCGCCGTACTGCGATGCCCTCGACGATCTGCTCGTACGCCGACTCGGCCAGCCGCGACGCCATCTCACGGGCCGGCCCGGACATCTCCTTCTCGGTGAAGGTCTCCACCGCCGACTTGTACTCCCGGCGCTTGCCGAACTGCGGAATCACGCCAGCCTTGTCCAGCGCCCCCTTGATGAAGGTGGCCTGGATGCTGACGCCGGTGATCGCGAGATCGCCCGACGGCTGGACCCAGATCTCGTCGAACGCCGTCGCCAGGTAGTACGGCACGGTCCCGCCGCCGATCTCGCCGAACGACTCGGTCCAGGCGACCGCGCCCTTGCCCGACGCCCGAAAGTCCGCCACGGCCTCCCGCAGGTCCTGTACCTGAGCCAGCGACAGCGCCGGCCCACCCAGGTGCGCGACCAGCCCGACCACCTGGTCGTCCTCGGCGCCCTTGCGCAGCGCCCGCACCAACTCCCGCATGGTCGGCAGATGCCGAGCCCGGAAAGCGGCCAGCGGCGAAGCAGGCGGAGTCTCCAGGACCCCACGCGTCAGATCCAGTTCCAGCAGAATGCCCGTCATGTATCGACCCTAGACGGACCGATCAACTGAACAAGCCGCGGATGTCGTCCGGGCTCAGACCGGCGCCGAAGGCGTTGCCCTCGTCCATCACGCTGGCGAACAGGGCCGCCTTGCGCTCCTTGAGCTCCATCACCTTCTGCTCGATGGTGTCCTTGGCGATCAGGCGGTAGACCATCACCGACCTGCGCTGGCCGATCCGGTGGATCCGGTCCACGGCCTGCGCCTCGGTCGCCGGGTTCCACCACGGATCGAGCAGGAAGCAGTAGTCCGCCTCGGTCAGGTTGAGCCCGACACCACCGGCCTTGAGGCTGATCAGGAACAGCGGCGCCGTACCGTCCTTGAACTTCTTCAGTACTGCGGGCCGGTTGCTGGTGCTGCCGTCGAGGTAGCAGTACTCGATCCCCTCCGCGTCCAGCCGCTGCCGGACCAAGGCGAGGAACCCGGTGAACTGGCTGAAGACCAAGGCCCGGTGACCGCTGCCGATGATGTCGGGGAGCTGCTCGAGCAGAGCGTCGATCTTCGCACTGGGCAGGTCGCCATGGACCTCGTCGATCAGGCCCGCATGCAGGCTCAGCTGCCGCAGGAGGGTCAGCGACCGGAAGATGGTCATCCGGTTCTTGTCGAAGTCCGCGACCAGGCCGAGCACCTTCTGGCGCTCACGTTGCAGGTGGGTCTGGTAGATCTTGCGATGCCTCGGATGGAGCTCCACCTCGAGCACCTGCTCCTGCTTTTCCGGGAGGTCACCGGCCACCTGCTCCTTGGTCCGGCGCTTGACCAGGGGCTTGATCCGGCGGCGCAACTGGGCCAGCCGCTCGGCGTCGCCCTCCTTTTCGATCGGGCGTACGTAGTACCGGTCGAAGTGGGTCGGGCTGGGGAACAGGCCGGGCGAGGTGATCGAGAGGAGCGACCAGAGCTCCATCAGGTTGTTCTCCATCGGCGTACCGGTGATGGCCAGCTTGAACGGAGCAGGCAGCCGGCGGCAGCACTGGTAGACCTTCGACTGGTGGTTCTTGGCGAACTGCGCCTCGTCGAGAACCAGTCCGGCCCAGGTGCGGCCAGCGTACGCGTCGATGTCCAGGCGGAGCAGCGTGTACGAGGTCACCACCACGTCGGCGTCGCGCATCACCTCGTCGAGGCTCTGGCTGCGGCGACGCAGGGTGTCGGGGACGGTCACCACCTTCAGCCCGGGAGCGAATCGCGCAGCCTCGGACGGCCAGTTCGACACGACGCTGGTCGGAGCGACGATCAGGAACGGGCCGGCGCCCGTCTCCTTCGCATGGGCGATCAAAGCCAACGTCTGCAGGGTTTTACCGAGCCCCATGTCGTCGGCGAGGATGCCACCCAGCCCGAACTTCCAGAGGAAGGCCAGCCAGCGGAACCCCTCCAGCTGGTACGGACGCAATGATGCCGCGATCATCGCCGGGAGCTCGGTCGCGTCGGTCGTCTCGATCGAACGCAGCGCGGTCAGCTGCTGCTGCCACCCCTCGGCCTGATGCTCCACCAGACCTAGGTTTTCCAGGTCCTCGAAGAGGCCGACCTGGTACCGGCTGATCCTGAGATTGTCATTGGGGATGTCCTGGAGGGCCTGTGCCTCCTCGATCAGGGCTCGCAATGCCCGCAGCTCTGGTTTCTGCAGGCTGAAGTGGGCGCCGCTGGTCATCAGCACGGACGACTTGCCGGCCGTCAGGGCCCGGAAGACGTTGACGAACGGCACCCGCTGCCCCTCGACCTTGATCGTGATCCCGAGATCGAGCCAGTCCGTCTCACCGGCCTCGGCCGAGGTCGAGACCTCGATGGTCAGCGAGTCACCGACCTCGCGATAGTCGGCCGGCTCGCCACTCACCTCGACGTCCACCTGCGGATCCGCGACCAACTGCGGAAGCAGCTCGGTGCTGAACCGCACGGTGTCGAACTCCTGCAGGCTCTCGGGGAGGGACTCCGGCTGCAACTCGAGCTCGGCGAGGATCTCGCGTTCCTGGTCCAGGTCGCGGTAGATCTCGCCTGGTCCGGTGGCCTGTCCGACCGGTACCCGCAGTTGCGAGCCGTCGACCTTGTAGAGCCAGCTCCACTGCAGATCCAGCGCATGCCCAGGACCGTAGTCGGCCTGCAGGCTCAGCTCGGGGCCGGAGATCGTCGGCGGGCTGAACGAGTCGTCGGAGGAGATGACCGTGGCCAGCTGCCGGAGCTTCGGGTAGTACTCCGCGCGGAACCGCGCGCCGTCCGCTGCCGGGATCTTCAGCTCCTGCGCGGTCAGGGCGACCTGCTGGAGCTCGGGCGGTACCGGCCGGGTGAACTTGGCCAGCCGGAACCGCAACCCCTCGAGATCTGTGGACGGACCGAGATCCGACCGGTCGACCCAGACCAGCCCGTGGCCCTCGGCGCCGATGAACTCGACCGGCACCACGGCGGACGGCGGGTCCTGCTGATCGCCGGCGATCCGGGTGAGCGGCCGGATGAGCAGCGCCCCGGACTCCTCCGTCGTGATGTCCAGACAGAACTCGGCGACACCGTACGGATCGAGATCCCCAGCATTCTTCCTGCTGTGGACGAGGCGTACGCCGACGGCCAGCGCCTGGTCCAGCAGCGGCCAGAGCTGCCTGCTGTCGAAGGCCGACAGCTCGAACGTCTTCTCGTCGCCCTGCCGGTACGGCGACCTGGCCCGGCGCGAGGTGTAGGACGCGTACAGCTCCTGGAGCGCCTGCGAGTGCGCCCTGACCAGCTCGCCGTACGGGTTGTCCAGCGTCGCCCAGGTCAGGTTGCCCCGGATCCAGCCGTTCTTGCCCCGCTTCATCACCCGGGCGAGGAGCACCGGCTCGCCCGCTCCGGACCGGCTCTTCGTCGAGTACGGAGCCGGTATCACCAGGGACAGCTCGATCGCGAGCGGTGCC
This region includes:
- a CDS encoding cob(I)yrinic acid a,c-diamide adenosyltransferase, which gives rise to MAVNLTRIYTRTGDAGETRLGDMSKASKTDPRVVAYGDVDEANSSIGVAIAAGHLNSSLVLLLTRIQNDLFDVGADLCNPISPDPEYPPLRITQDYVDRLEGWCDEYNNRLTKLRSFILPGGTPGAAYLNVARTVTRRAERSAWTAVETHGPTINLLAITYLNRLSDLLFILGRVANLSSGGDVLWVPGGDRDPK
- the sppA gene encoding signal peptide peptidase SppA → MTGILLELDLTRGVLETPPASPLAAFRARHLPTMRELVRALRKGAEDDQVVGLVAHLGGPALSLAQVQDLREAVADFRASGKGAVAWTESFGEIGGGTVPYYLATAFDEIWVQPSGDLAITGVSIQATFIKGALDKAGVIPQFGKRREYKSAVETFTEKEMSGPAREMASRLAESAYEQIVEGIAVRRRLEPAKVRELVDDAPLSAEAGREAGLVDKLGYRSDVYEALEKQLGETTPLLAERYVRRGPRTLQEVRQNLPWPQKPVVAVIRISGGISVGRNSGGRPIGGPGSGSDTIGAALRAVAEDDKVRAVVLRIDSPGGSYVASDAIRHEVLRLRATGRPVIASMGSVAASGGYFVAMPADVIVAQPGTITGSIGVFSGKGVVRDALGRIGISQEAVSEGANARMYSAQEEFTTEQWERLEESLDRIYEDFVAKAAQDRGLPVADLEALARGRVWTGADAHERKLVDELGGFEHALRLACNRAGLDRDNITLTAAPHRTLLDRLRPPESSDDLAATARSWTADGLTSTIYAALGLPPTGVLTMPMSWRLT
- a CDS encoding DEAD/DEAH box helicase; translated protein: MAAYARGLGYAQGGAVRSTWWDPTVNALRGRVRGQLENLYEVAVFVSIGVDGRASYLDGECTCPVGLDCKHVAAVALNAILSSSESDGSGLSAATTATVQVEPAPVGRAIARAVGWEASLDSLVGQEAPVLRDRAGSAPLAIELSLVIPAPYSTKSRSGAGEPVLLARVMKRGKNGWIRGNLTWATLDNPYGELVRAHSQALQELYASYTSRRARSPYRQGDEKTFELSAFDSRQLWPLLDQALAVGVRLVHSRKNAGDLDPYGVAEFCLDITTEESGALLIRPLTRIAGDQQDPPSAVVPVEFIGAEGHGLVWVDRSDLGPSTDLEGLRFRLAKFTRPVPPELQQVALTAQELKIPAADGARFRAEYYPKLRQLATVISSDDSFSPPTISGPELSLQADYGPGHALDLQWSWLYKVDGSQLRVPVGQATGPGEIYRDLDQEREILAELELQPESLPESLQEFDTVRFSTELLPQLVADPQVDVEVSGEPADYREVGDSLTIEVSTSAEAGETDWLDLGITIKVEGQRVPFVNVFRALTAGKSSVLMTSGAHFSLQKPELRALRALIEEAQALQDIPNDNLRISRYQVGLFEDLENLGLVEHQAEGWQQQLTALRSIETTDATELPAMIAASLRPYQLEGFRWLAFLWKFGLGGILADDMGLGKTLQTLALIAHAKETGAGPFLIVAPTSVVSNWPSEAARFAPGLKVVTVPDTLRRRSQSLDEVMRDADVVVTSYTLLRLDIDAYAGRTWAGLVLDEAQFAKNHQSKVYQCCRRLPAPFKLAITGTPMENNLMELWSLLSITSPGLFPSPTHFDRYYVRPIEKEGDAERLAQLRRRIKPLVKRRTKEQVAGDLPEKQEQVLEVELHPRHRKIYQTHLQRERQKVLGLVADFDKNRMTIFRSLTLLRQLSLHAGLIDEVHGDLPSAKIDALLEQLPDIIGSGHRALVFSQFTGFLALVRQRLDAEGIEYCYLDGSTSNRPAVLKKFKDGTAPLFLISLKAGGVGLNLTEADYCFLLDPWWNPATEAQAVDRIHRIGQRRSVMVYRLIAKDTIEQKVMELKERKAALFASVMDEGNAFGAGLSPDDIRGLFS